The DNA region tccatgctcatggatcatgagaataaacattattaaaatgtctatactgcccagaacaatctatactttcaaagtcatcctgatcaaaataccaatgccatttttcaaagtgttgtaacaaataatcctcaaatttttacggaaccagaaaagaccctgaatcacaaaggaaatattgaaaaacaaaacaaaacaaaaagctggaggaatcaatcacattacctgatttcaagctatattcaaagctgtgatcaccaagacagcatggttttggcacaaaaacagacatgtagatcaatggaacagaataaagagcccagatatggaccctcaaacctttagtcaactaatcttcaacaaagcaggaaaaaaatccaatggaaaaaagacagtctcttcaataaatggtcctaagaaaattggacagctatatacagaagaatgaaacatgaccattctctcacaccatacacaaagataaactctaaatggatgaagacctcagtgtgaggcaggaatccatcaaaatcatagagatcataggcagtaacctcttcaatatcagccacaacaacttctttcatgatatgtctccaaagaaaaaggggaaaaaagtgaaaaccttcgggacttcatcaggataaaaggcttctgcacagtaaaggaagcagtcaacaaaactaagaggcaacccacggaatgggagaagatatttgcaaatgcactACAGATAATAGACTGGTATCCAAGAgctaaaaagaacttctcaaactcaatacatgagaaacaaataatcaaataaaaaatgggcagaagatatgaagagacactttccaatgaagacatacaaatggctaacagacacatgaaaaaatggtcaaaatcattagccatcaggaaaattcaaatcaaaaccacactgaaataccaccttacgccagttaggatggcaaaaattgacaaggcaagagacaacaattgttggagaggatgtggagaaaggggatccctcctacactgttggtgggaatgcaagttggtacagccactctggaaaacagtgtggaggtcccttaaaaagttaaaaatatagctaccctatgatccagcaattgcactactgggtatttaccccaaagatacagacgtactgaagagaagggccatatgcaccccaatgttcatagcagcattgtccacaatagctaaattgtgcaaggagctgagatgcccttcaacagatgactggattaagaagatatggtccatatatattactcagccatcagaaagaatgattacccaacatttgcagcaacatggatgggactggaggagattatgctaagtgaaataagtcaagcagagaaagacaattaccatatgttttcactcatttatggaacacaagaaatagcagggagatctgtaggagaaagaagggaagaatgaagcgggggtaaacagaagggggaatgaaccacaagagactatggactccaggaaataaactgagggcttcagagtggaggggttGGGGATTggggtaggccggtgatgggtattaaggagggcacatattgcatggtgcactggctgttatatgcaagcattgaatcatggaacgctacatcaaaaactaaggatgtactgtatggtgactaacataacattaaaaaatggtaaaaaatgacaagacaagaaacaacaaatgttggagagaatttggagaaaggggatccctcctacattattggtgggaatgcaagttggtacagccactttggaaaactgtatggaggttcctcaaaaagttaaaaatagtgctaccctatgacccagcaattgcactactgggtatttaccccaaagatacagatgtagtgaatagaaggtccatatgcaccccaatgttcatagcagcaatgtccacaaaagccaaactggggaaggagctgagatgcccttcagcagacaaatggagaaagaatatgtggtccatatatacaatggaatattaatcaggcatcagaaaggatgattacccaacatttgcatcaacatggatggaactggaggagcttatggtaagtgaaataagtcaagcagagaaagacaattatcacatggtttcacttatttgtggaacattaggaatagcagggaggacattaggagaaggaagggaaaaatgaaggggggggaatcagaggtagagacaaaccatgagagactatggactccaggaaacaaactgagggtttaaAAGGGAGGGTGTTGGGGGGATTGGTTATCtcaatgatgggtattaaggagggcacgtattgcatggagcactgggtgttatacacaaagaACGAATCATAGAATGCTacatcaaaaaggaatgatgcactgcatggtgactaacataacataataacaaaaaatttttaaagaacttctcaatctTAACACCCAAATGACAAATAATCATGTCATTAATTTGTTTAACTTTTTCATGCTCTAAACTCTCTTTAAACACAATCAAACAGCAACTCAGACATGAGCCGGAATTCCTGTCCAGTAGTGCTCTGGGAAAGGAAACTTGTGACTGAGGGTCCCACAAGTTATTCCTGCAAAAATATATAAGTCTTTCCAACCTCTACAAGTTACCTGGAAGGGAACCTCAATGGTAGTCACTTTTAATACAGTCCAGGCCATTATGACTACTCCTTTCAAAGATCAGAACAAATGTCAAAAATAAGAAGCAGGAATCCagtaatctgttgaagggcatctcagctccttccacaatttggctattgtggacaatgctgggttaagaagatgcggtccatatatacaatggaatattactcaaccatcaaaaagaacgatttcacaacatttgcagcaacatggatgggactggaggagatactgCTCAGCGAAATaagtaagcagagaaagacaattatcatatggtttcactcatttatggaacataagaagtaggaagatcagtaggagaagaaagggaagaaggacggggggtaaaaagaagggggaatgaaccatgagagactatggactctggaaaaaaaaaagagggttttagaggggagggggttgggggattgggataggccattgatgggtattaaggagggcacatattgcatggagcactgggtgttatacacaagtaatgaatcatggaactttacatcaaaaacttgggatgtactgtatggtgaataacataacataataaaattattattaaaaaaataaaatgtaaataccacTAGTCAAGCCCTCTGGTGCCTGGCTTTGATCCTGATTTGAACAAAACAAATGTAAGAAGACACTTTGGGGTTCTTTCTAAACTTTTTTGAAAAACGTAATACATTCTTCTTAGACTTCTCTCTTAATAAACTATTTTAtgtcaaaaaaaataagaagcagtAGATTATTCTTAATATTCTCAGTTCTGTTTACACTGATTATTGTATCTGTcagctattgctgcataacaatcCATGCCAAAACAAATGATATAAGataatatttgtttgtttgtttgtttgtttgttttttcaactACGTGGGAGTCTATGTTGGGGAATTCTTCTGGTTTCTTTTGGTCTCCTCATGAGGCTGGGGTGTGCTGCGGGTCAGCTGGAAGTGCTCCGCTAACCTTGCTGTGTTCTCATATTTGCAGGCTTAGTAATGGTAGGCTGGTCTAGGTTGCCCATCATTAGTGCAACTGGGCTCTGCTCCACGTGTTTTCTCCTCCTACAGCAGGCTAGCCTGGTTTTGTATACATGGGTACAAGGTAGGATtacaagagaaaagcagaaacacaGCATAGCCCTGTGAGGCACACTGTCATTTTCAGCATACACTATTAGCCAAGGCAAATGAAACACGAATTtcagcccagattcaaagggGGATAAATAGACTCCACCTCTCAATGGGAGGAGCTTCGCAGTCATATTGTGAAGTCCAAGGATCCAGAGATAAGTGGTGAATGGGGGCCAACTCCGTAAAAGGTCTACCACAGTGTAATTTTCaattcaattaaattttattgGTGCAGATCATAAAATCAACATAACGACAATATAGTagagtacaatatagtgattcaacaattctacacatgactcagtgctcatcacagtgaGTGTGCTCTTAAGGGTTGAGTCTGCAGGATTTTCTATATTTAGTTATATCATCTGTAAATAAAGTCAAttgtacttctttctttctgagaaggatgccttttatttctttatcttgcctgattgctctacCTAGGTCCTGCAGTATTCTGTTGAAtgggagtggtgagagtgggcactcTTATCTTGTTCTTGATCTGAGAGGAAAAGTCTTCtaacctttcaccattgagtatgatgtcattgtggatttgtcatatatggtctttcaTGCTGAGGTATGTTCCTCCTTTACCAActttgtttcaggttttttttttttctttttaatcatgaaaggatgtattttgtcaaaaccCTTTCTGCAtgtgttgagatgatcatatattTGTTACATTTTAGTCTATTGACGTGGTGTATCACATATGTTGATTTGCATGTGCTGAAAtatccttgtatcccagggataaatctcacttgatcatggcaTATAATCCCTCCAATGTGAAGTTTAATTCAATTTGgtactattttttgaaaaaattttgtgtctctgttcatcaggcatattggtctatgattttctttctttctttctttctttcttcttcttcttcttcttcttcttcttcttcttcttcttcttcttctttttttttttttttttttggtactgacattttctggttttggtatcagggtaatgctggtcttgtAAAATGAGGTTGGGAATGTCCCCTCCTTTGTAAGTTTCTGGGAGGGTTTGAGAAGGATTGTCATTAATTCTTCATTAAATGAGtagtagaattcatctgtgaagctctctggtcctgggcttttctttgttgggagatttttgataacTGATTTAGTAGCCTTACTCATTATTGGTTTGTTAATATCCCCTATTTGTTCCTAATTTAGTCATGGTAGTTTGTACATTTCTAGGGATTCatacatttcttctaggttttgcAATTTGCTGGAGCAAAATTTTTCATAGTGTTCTCCTAtgattctttgcatttctgtggtattggttgccAGGTATCATCTTTTgctgctgattttatttatttgcacctTCTCCCCCACTCTTTTTCTTTGATCTaactaaagatttgtcaattttgcttaagttgtttgcatatttatttcAGGTCATAATGCTCCAAtatattaattagaatttaaaaattctagtggtggggcgcctgggtagcacagtcgttaaagcgtctgccttcagctcagggcgtgatcctggcataccgggatcaagtcccacattgggctcctctgctatgagcctgcttcttcctctcccactccccctgctgtgttccctctctctctggctgtctctctgtcacataaataaataaaatcttaaaaaaaattctagtggTGCATGACTCAGGGTCAGATCTGGAGCACAGGTAGCTGATTACACCTATCAAGGTGGGAGAGATCTCTTCCAACCGTGAAGAAGCAAAGTTTCACATGCAGGTATTAAAATAGTGGAATTAAATTAAGACAATTCATATTCGATAAAATCATTTTTCCCTCTTAAACTAGAAGGTTAACCTACatatataaaaggaataaaatgacataaattgGCTCAAGACAGAAAAGCACTACAGCCACACACCTCAGAGATGAGCCTTAGAAACAGGATGTAGAGATTCACACCTGACCATGGATTCCTGAGGAGCCCTGCAGAGATCAGAACTCCCTACCCTACAACTTCTTCAATAATAAAGATGTTACATTAGACCATTTTATTGTAGGATGGCTTGTATGCAGCAATAGCTAACTAATGTAATAATCAAATCAGGCAGAAATGACAGCATTTGTaataacctgatttttttttattctagaccATTTTTCAGGTAATTGATTGCAGCCTTCATTGATTACTCTGTTCTTCAACATTATCTCATGCAACTGTACTAAAAAAATGACTCCATTGAGGTCCCTTTGAGGTAACATGGAGAGGCTGGAAGAACATGCATGTGTGCCCACAACCTGTGACTCTGAATCACACACCTGGACAGGAATCCAAGCCTCCTGGTGAGTCATCCTGTGGTTATGAGGATGATACATAATTGATGATACTGATGTTCATTTGCTGCCACGTTAGAGGTTACGGCAGCATTTTGAAACTGGGAGACATTTCAtgtagagaaatggaaggaatcatATTTGTTTGTAGCACTGGAAAATTACAACCAGaatccagaaaataatttaataaaacctCAAACATACAATAGTCTTTCATTCTAATGAATACTCCTTACAAACGTACCCTGATATGCCATAATTCAATAAGTAGATGCAGTGcctgagaaagaaatattttgaatagaaataaatgtattatttaatatttcacttCATCATCCTTAAAGTCAATGTGATTCTAAGGCCATATTATGTCAATCAATTTTTTCTACATTTGTCTTGTGTAGATTCCACTTGCAGACCTGTCTTTCAATATCACTTtttttgtgcgtgtgtgcgtgacTATGGTAGTCATGATAGACACAAGCTGTGTAATGACAGGATCCTCATGTGTAGAAAAATCCTCATGAGCAGCTAGAACCACCAGTACGTCAAAGTCTGCATTCTCAGGAAGAGCAGTGAAGGTAGTGAGATACAAAGGAATCATGTTCACAGAAGTGAAGCACATGGTCTcaggtttttattataaattataaatttatataaatagttGTTGTGGCCAAAGGTAGATTTTCCATAAAAGTAGTATTCactcaaacaaaagaaaaaatactcagtatgatatattttatttgagaagaaaCTATTCTTAGCAGATCCATGTAGTTCTTTGAAATAAGCAAAAAGTCCAAATGTTTCACATCCAAGGTTAGTAATAACATTGAGAGAGTAGgcaaattacaaaaggaaaatctCTTGGGTATCAAAGGTATCATAAAGCTTACTAAATTGGGTTACATATATTGTAcgagaggtaaaaaaaaaaaaaaaaaagaaatgtcagggaaaaaattagaagaggCATACAACACTTCCACAATTCAATCAAAGAATCTCAGTATTTGGATCAGGCTTTGGGTCCTGCAATCATGGGCACTTCTTTAACCCTGGACAATTGACCCTTTCACAGCTGCCATCCCAGAGAATCTCATCAGAGCCCCCTTTATGtctttgttcctcaggctgtagatgaaggggttcagcatgggcgtgaccaccgtgtacatcaccgaggccactgcacttgcgtgggagctctgggtagcagcagagctaaggtacacccCTAGGcttgtacaataaaataaggagacaaccgagaggtgagaggcacaggtggaaaatgctttatacttgctcTGAGCTGATGAGATTCCACAtatggaggaaactatcttagagtaagagtaaaggatcccaGCCAGGGGAGCACCACCCAGCAGCAAAGTTGCTAAATACATCACCATGTTATTAAGAAATGTGTCAGAACATGCAAGTTGGGtcatctgattgagttcacagaaaaagtgggggatctccacctctgtacagaaggacagccgcAGCACCATTAAACTTTCTAACAAGGAATGCAGGATGCTtatgatccaggacaccagaaccagcagtccacagagctgggggttcatgatgaccatgtagtgcagggggtgacagatggccacaaagcggtcataaGCCATGACAGTCAGGAGATAGACATCTAATCCtgcaaaaagtataaaaaagtatATCTGGCTGAGGCAGCCTTCGTAAGTGATCACtgtgctctgagtctggatgttcgtCAGCATCTTGGGGATAATGGTAGAGGTGGAACAGATGTCTGCAAAGGACAGGttggtgaggaagaagtacatgggggtgtggaggtgggagtcagagctgacggccaggatgatgaTTAGGTTTCCAagcacagtgatcaggtacatggagaggaaaagcccaaatatgaggggctgcagttctggtccctctgaaaatcccagaagaagaaactctgaaacTCCTGTAAGGTTCCCTGGCTCCATGGGTTGGAAGTAACTACCAGgatatagaaaaacaaatgactaaTTTCACATGAGCAAGTGTTTTTGTAACCTAGCATAAGTTCTACTGCTTATATTTTAGAGGCAGGAAATTAGTTTCAATATTTGTGTGTAGTCTTGTCCCCATTAGGGCACCCTTAGCAccatttctcatcagaaattcCATTTCAAACTTACACTGTTCCCCAAGCACAATGTAGACTCTCTTTTTACTGagaatatttttcattcctttgagGAATACATACTGAGTCTCGAACATGTTCTAGGCACTGTTTGGGCGATGAATATAGGGTGCTGATAAACAATGTCCTTACAATCCTATGATGgagagaaaatataagcaaatactAATAATCAAATAACATGTCAGATGGTGACAGGAACTGTGAAGACAAGAAAAGCACACATAAAGGAGTTGATggggtattattttttttaagttcattctGACATTATTTATTGCACTAAATATCCAGTAACGcagcataatttttaatatacatgtatttttaacatACATATGCAGGGCAAATAAAGGAAGAATATATATCCTATCTTTGACATTTTCTCTGGATGTAAAGTAATAGTTTTTGTTTGtaatttgtacttttttgtttctCACACTTAGAGAATTTCctctattacttttatttttaaagaaaggggggtaatcagaagggggaatgaagcatgagagactatggactctgagaaacaaactcagggcttcagaggggaggggggtgggggaatgggatagactggtgatgggtagtaaggagggaacgtattgcatggtgcactgggtgttatacgcaactaatgaatcatcgaactttatatcggaaaccggggtgtactgtatggtgactaacataatataataaaaaacgattaaaaaataataaaaatagaatgtcaGCATTATGatcaacataataaataaataaataaataaataaataaataaataaataaataaataaaagttgatgggatattattttttatactgtATGTCCATACAAGACCTGCAAAGAAGGTGACATGTGACCAAGACCTCAAGGGAGATAGGAAGAGAGATTGAGGTTATCTCAGGTAGTGTGTGCCCAACAGGGGCAATGGTCAGTGCCAAGTCCCTGACGAAGCTGCTTGATtcagaaaaccaaggctcaaaagaaagccagggtggTGAGGGGATGGAACAAGAAGGAGAATGATGAGAGGTGGTGGCAGTGTGTTGAGGAATGAAGCAGTCACCCAGCACCAGCTGAAACTTCAAGATATAGGGattccttaattttattaattttggagaactttattttgttataaagATGTCCCATGAGTTGAACTAGACACCTCCATTAGTAACTTCTGTTGATTGAGTTCTGGCCTCTCTCAATAAGGGTCACCTTAGAATATGTGAGCCCTGGTACCCCTGCTCAGAGGACCACCCTCAGTTCACAATACACacccagatacacacacacacacacacacacacacacacacacacacacacaccacgacTGCCTGGGCTACTGACTGCCATGCCTTTTTCACCCCCAGCCATACTAGTTAGGCCAGCAGTGGATACACATCAAGCTCGCCAGATCTCATTATCTTTCTCCTAAAGAATGGAGAAGTGGAgagcacctaagtggctcagttggttaagtgtttgcctttggctcaggtcatgatcccagggtcctggggtcaaaccccaccttgggctccctgctcagccaggagcctgcctctgctgctccccctgcttgttctctctgtctctctgtgtcaaataaactaataaaatctttttaaaagagaattcagAAGTGGTACCCAGAAATTCCTATGGATAATATAAACTTGGGGATAACTACCGATATGTACATTTTCTGCCTAATATCAATCTAAAGAAACATGGGTAATCAGATCagtaaaaacagagagaaaagagaggaaggacatggacatgagaaggaaaacagatcTAATAGTGCAGGAGGCCCTTGAGAGACCaaccaggaggaagaaagagtctCTTTGGTTCTGGCGACATTTCCTGCTCTCCTTAGATCCCCTTGATGGCAGCTAAaccaataaaggagaaaaaagacagaGGTAGTGATATTTTCATGGTGTGAAACACATCATAGATGGActgttctgaaagaaaaaaagagcaaaaggtgTAAACCAACACTTCACAACAGGAAATATACAAAGTAGAACAGCAGGTGGGCTGTTTTAATATCAAGGAGCAGAAGGCTTACTTTCCTGGTGGCCAGTCCACATTTATTTGACCAATCACTGTTTATTTGCCTTGTTGGGGGGTGAGGCAAGGAAGCAAGTCCCTTCTTCACTTGTCTTATGTGACATCTTTTCTTTGTTATTCCTGTTCTTTGGGTTTTGATGTTTTTGACAAGTTCAATGGACACTCTCTAGTCTTGGTTTTGGTCTTTGCCCAGATCCTGCACCTTATGTCCTGCGCCTGCCATAATAATTCATCCTTACTCAAGAGAGCTCTCCAAGTGATTTTCCCATGAGGACATTATGTCACACACACattgattttactgctttctgCCTTTGCTAGTATGGGCAGGACCAAGTGAGCAAACATCTCATGCACATTGTCCCACTTCCCCCCCAAACTATGGGAGTATATGTGCCTTTATGTAAATACACATTGGTGAAACTGAGGACCTATAGAATAAGAAGGACGACAAAGGAGATGAAACCCATTAACTAGGGTGATTTTACACAACTGtattaaacaaaactaaaaggaacgTCAAAAACGAACTGAACAAGACATACCACACACTCATCAACATCAATTAGTAGTTAATTTAGCAAAGAGAATATAACATCAAATGTATCTAGAACTTTCTGGCACATAGTGGTTGTTctgtaagtatttgctgaatgagttaGAAATTAGGTCCCAGCAGAGATAGACATTTAACAGATGGGAAGATTGTATTTCAATTGGAACAGACTGGATTGTTGAataatgaagcatgggagactatggactctgagaaacaaactgagggcttcagaggggagggggtgggggaatgggatagactggtgatgggtagtaaggaggacacatattgcatggtgcactgggtgttatacgcaactaatgaatcatcgaaccttgcatcagaaaccagggatgtactgtatggtgactaacataatgtaataaaaaatattaaaaaaaaagctggcacAAATGTCTATCTGTCTGGAAGGAAATGAAGTGGTTCCTTATTTTATGCACCTTTAAAATATCAGAGAGATTGAAGACACAACCGTAAAGGTAAATAATTATTTGTAGATGAACATAGAAAAAGTGCACGTGAAATCTACAGGTGGGCAAAACCATCATGATTAAGGTGTGATAatcagaagcaaaaagaaaggcaTATTTAACtccataaaatttaaactttttttatggTCAAAAATACCTACCCATAAATCAGTTGAATAATAACAGCTTtgtaaaaataacttgaaatgcaATTAAGTATAGCAAATAGGCATGAAATGTAtgaacacataataataataaaggtcaAAGGAATGGGGATCCAATATACAAATATTTGCTCAAGGTGAGTGATAGTTTGAGAAAACAACAAGAAAGATTTCTCTCTCTTACCCATCAGCTAGGAAAGTCCGCAAAGAGCTGCCTTGTTGATTGGGCTGGAACTTCCTAACTGGCAGTGAAAGGGACACTTTCTAATTTTGGGGGTAGAAGTGGGAAGTGTGATGATGGGGAAACAAGCTGAAGACagctataaatattaaaaataaagatattctttaaCTTAGGGTTTCTCAGTCTCTGCACTGACTGACACTCTGGGCCAGATCCGTGTCTGCGGTGGGTCTCCCGATG from Ursus arctos isolate Adak ecotype North America unplaced genomic scaffold, UrsArc2.0 scaffold_14, whole genome shotgun sequence includes:
- the LOC113248936 gene encoding olfactory receptor-like protein OLF4, whose translation is MEPGNLTGVSEFLLLGFSEGPELQPLIFGLFLSMYLITVLGNLIIILAVSSDSHLHTPMYFFLTNLSFADICSTSTIIPKMLTNIQTQSTVITYEGCLSQIYFFILFAGLDVYLLTVMAYDRFVAICHPLHYMVIMNPQLCGLLVLVSWIISILHSLLESLMVLRLSFCTEVEIPHFFCELNQMTQLACSDTFLNNMVMYLATLLLGGAPLAGILYSYSKIVSSICGISSAQSKYKAFSTCASHLSVVSLFYCTSLGVYLSSAATQSSHASAVASVMYTVVTPMLNPFIYSLRNKDIKGALMRFSGMAAVKGSIVQG